From Macaca mulatta isolate MMU2019108-1 chromosome 1, T2T-MMU8v2.0, whole genome shotgun sequence, the proteins below share one genomic window:
- the CHI3L1 gene encoding chitinase-3-like protein 1 precursor, translating to MCVKAAQTGFVVLVLLQCCSAYKLVCYYTSWSQYREGDGSCFPDAIDRFLCTHIIYSFANISNDHIDTWEWNDVTLYGMLNTLKNRNPNLKTLLSVGGWNFGSQRFSKMASNTQSRQTFIKSVPPFLRTHGFDGLDLAWLYPGRRDKQHFTTLIKEMKAEFAKEARPGKKQLLLSAAVSAGKVTIDSGYDIAQISEHLDFISIMTYDFHGAWRGTTGHHSPLFRGQEDASPDRFSNTDYAVGYMLRLGAPASKLVMGIPTFGKSFTLASSETGVGAPISGPGIPGRFTKEAGTLAYYEICDFLRGATVHRILGQQVPYATKGNQWVGYDDQESVKSKVQYLKDRQLAGAMVWALDLDDFQGSFCGQDLRFPLTNAIKDALAAT from the exons ATGTGTGTGAAGGCGGCTCAAACAG GCTTTGTGGTCCTGGTGCTGCTCCAGTGCT GCTCTGCATACAAACTGGTCTGCTACTACACCAGCTGGTCCCAGTACCGGGAAGGCGATGGGAGCTGCTTCCCAGATGCCATTGACCGCTTCCTCTGTACCCACATCATCTACAGCTTTGCCAATATAAGCAACGATCACATCGACACCTGGGAGTGGAATGATGTGACACTCTACGGCATGCTCAACACACTCAAGAACAG GAACCCCAATCTGAAGACGCTCCTGTCTGTCGGAGGATGGAACTTTGGCTCTCAAAG ATTTTCCAAGATGGCCTCCAACACCCAGAGTCGCCAGACTTTCATCAAGTCAGTACCGCCATTTCTGCGCACCCACGGCTTTGATGGGTTGGACCTTGCCTGGCTCTACCCTGGACGGAGAGACAAGCAGCATTTTACCACCCTAATCAAG GAAATGAAGGCCGAATTTGCAAAGGAAGCCCGGCCAGGGAAAAAGCAGCTCCTGCTCAGTGCAGCAGTGTCTGCGGGGAAGGTCACCATTGACAGCGGCTATGACATTGCCCAGATATCCGA ACACCTGGATTTCATTAGCATCATGACATACGATTTTCATGGAGCCTGGCGTGGGACCACAGGCCATCATAGTCCCCTGTTCCGAGGCCAGGAGGATGCGAGTCCTGACAGATTCAGCAACACT GACTATGCTGTGGGGTACATGTTGAGGTTGGGGGCTCCTGCCAGCAAGCTGGTGATGGGCATCCCCACCTTCGGGAAAAGCTTCACTCTGGCCTCTTCTGAGACTGGTGTTGGAGCCCCAATCTCGGGACCAGGAATTCCAGGCCGGTTCACCAAGGAGGCAGGGACCCTTGCCTACTATGAG ATCTGTGACTTCCTCCGCGGAGCCACAGTCCATAGAATCCTCGGCCAGCAGGTCCCCTATGCCACCAAAGGCAACCAGTGGGTAGGATACGACGACCAGGAAAGCGTCAAAAGCAAG GTGCAGTACCTGAAGGACAGGCAGCTGGCAGGCGCCATGGTATGGGCCCTGGACCTGGATGACTTCCAGGGCTCCTTCTGTGGCCAGGATCTGCGCTTCCCTCTTACCAATGCCATCAAGGATGCCCTCGCCGCAACTTAG
- the CHI3L1 gene encoding chitinase-3-like protein 1 isoform X1, translated as MCVKAAQTGTGASQGSAYKLVCYYTSWSQYREGDGSCFPDAIDRFLCTHIIYSFANISNDHIDTWEWNDVTLYGMLNTLKNRNPNLKTLLSVGGWNFGSQRFSKMASNTQSRQTFIKSVPPFLRTHGFDGLDLAWLYPGRRDKQHFTTLIKEMKAEFAKEARPGKKQLLLSAAVSAGKVTIDSGYDIAQISEHLDFISIMTYDFHGAWRGTTGHHSPLFRGQEDASPDRFSNTDYAVGYMLRLGAPASKLVMGIPTFGKSFTLASSETGVGAPISGPGIPGRFTKEAGTLAYYEICDFLRGATVHRILGQQVPYATKGNQWVGYDDQESVKSKVQYLKDRQLAGAMVWALDLDDFQGSFCGQDLRFPLTNAIKDALAAT; from the exons ATGTGTGTGAAGGCGGCTCAAACAGGTACCGGGGCTAGTCAAG GCTCTGCATACAAACTGGTCTGCTACTACACCAGCTGGTCCCAGTACCGGGAAGGCGATGGGAGCTGCTTCCCAGATGCCATTGACCGCTTCCTCTGTACCCACATCATCTACAGCTTTGCCAATATAAGCAACGATCACATCGACACCTGGGAGTGGAATGATGTGACACTCTACGGCATGCTCAACACACTCAAGAACAG GAACCCCAATCTGAAGACGCTCCTGTCTGTCGGAGGATGGAACTTTGGCTCTCAAAG ATTTTCCAAGATGGCCTCCAACACCCAGAGTCGCCAGACTTTCATCAAGTCAGTACCGCCATTTCTGCGCACCCACGGCTTTGATGGGTTGGACCTTGCCTGGCTCTACCCTGGACGGAGAGACAAGCAGCATTTTACCACCCTAATCAAG GAAATGAAGGCCGAATTTGCAAAGGAAGCCCGGCCAGGGAAAAAGCAGCTCCTGCTCAGTGCAGCAGTGTCTGCGGGGAAGGTCACCATTGACAGCGGCTATGACATTGCCCAGATATCCGA ACACCTGGATTTCATTAGCATCATGACATACGATTTTCATGGAGCCTGGCGTGGGACCACAGGCCATCATAGTCCCCTGTTCCGAGGCCAGGAGGATGCGAGTCCTGACAGATTCAGCAACACT GACTATGCTGTGGGGTACATGTTGAGGTTGGGGGCTCCTGCCAGCAAGCTGGTGATGGGCATCCCCACCTTCGGGAAAAGCTTCACTCTGGCCTCTTCTGAGACTGGTGTTGGAGCCCCAATCTCGGGACCAGGAATTCCAGGCCGGTTCACCAAGGAGGCAGGGACCCTTGCCTACTATGAG ATCTGTGACTTCCTCCGCGGAGCCACAGTCCATAGAATCCTCGGCCAGCAGGTCCCCTATGCCACCAAAGGCAACCAGTGGGTAGGATACGACGACCAGGAAAGCGTCAAAAGCAAG GTGCAGTACCTGAAGGACAGGCAGCTGGCAGGCGCCATGGTATGGGCCCTGGACCTGGATGACTTCCAGGGCTCCTTCTGTGGCCAGGATCTGCGCTTCCCTCTTACCAATGCCATCAAGGATGCCCTCGCCGCAACTTAG
- the CHI3L1 gene encoding chitinase-3-like protein 1 isoform X3, which translates to MCVKAAQTGTGASQGSAYKLVCYYTSWSQYREGDGSCFPDAIDRFLCTHIIYSFANISNDHIDTWEWNDVTLYGMLNTLKNRNPNLKTLLSVGGWNFGSQRFSKMASNTQSRQTFIKSVPPFLRTHGFDGLDLAWLYPGRRDKQHFTTLIKEMKAEFAKEARPGKKQLLLSAAVSAGKVTIDSGYDIAQISEHLDFISIMTYDFHGAWRGTTGHHSPLFRGQEDASPDRFSNTICDFLRGATVHRILGQQVPYATKGNQWVGYDDQESVKSKVQYLKDRQLAGAMVWALDLDDFQGSFCGQDLRFPLTNAIKDALAAT; encoded by the exons ATGTGTGTGAAGGCGGCTCAAACAGGTACCGGGGCTAGTCAAG GCTCTGCATACAAACTGGTCTGCTACTACACCAGCTGGTCCCAGTACCGGGAAGGCGATGGGAGCTGCTTCCCAGATGCCATTGACCGCTTCCTCTGTACCCACATCATCTACAGCTTTGCCAATATAAGCAACGATCACATCGACACCTGGGAGTGGAATGATGTGACACTCTACGGCATGCTCAACACACTCAAGAACAG GAACCCCAATCTGAAGACGCTCCTGTCTGTCGGAGGATGGAACTTTGGCTCTCAAAG ATTTTCCAAGATGGCCTCCAACACCCAGAGTCGCCAGACTTTCATCAAGTCAGTACCGCCATTTCTGCGCACCCACGGCTTTGATGGGTTGGACCTTGCCTGGCTCTACCCTGGACGGAGAGACAAGCAGCATTTTACCACCCTAATCAAG GAAATGAAGGCCGAATTTGCAAAGGAAGCCCGGCCAGGGAAAAAGCAGCTCCTGCTCAGTGCAGCAGTGTCTGCGGGGAAGGTCACCATTGACAGCGGCTATGACATTGCCCAGATATCCGA ACACCTGGATTTCATTAGCATCATGACATACGATTTTCATGGAGCCTGGCGTGGGACCACAGGCCATCATAGTCCCCTGTTCCGAGGCCAGGAGGATGCGAGTCCTGACAGATTCAGCAACACT ATCTGTGACTTCCTCCGCGGAGCCACAGTCCATAGAATCCTCGGCCAGCAGGTCCCCTATGCCACCAAAGGCAACCAGTGGGTAGGATACGACGACCAGGAAAGCGTCAAAAGCAAG GTGCAGTACCTGAAGGACAGGCAGCTGGCAGGCGCCATGGTATGGGCCCTGGACCTGGATGACTTCCAGGGCTCCTTCTGTGGCCAGGATCTGCGCTTCCCTCTTACCAATGCCATCAAGGATGCCCTCGCCGCAACTTAG
- the CHI3L1 gene encoding chitinase-3-like protein 1 isoform X2: MCVKAAQTGFVVLVLLQCCSAYKLVCYYTSWSQYREGDGSCFPDAIDRFLCTHIIYSFANISNDHIDTWEWNDVTLYGMLNTLKNRNPNLKTLLSVGGWNFGSQRFSKMASNTQSRQTFIKSVPPFLRTHGFDGLDLAWLYPGRRDKQHFTTLIKEMKAEFAKEARPGKKQLLLSAAVSAGKVTIDSGYDIAQISEHLDFISIMTYDFHGAWRGTTGHHSPLFRGQEDASPDRFSNTICDFLRGATVHRILGQQVPYATKGNQWVGYDDQESVKSKVQYLKDRQLAGAMVWALDLDDFQGSFCGQDLRFPLTNAIKDALAAT, encoded by the exons ATGTGTGTGAAGGCGGCTCAAACAG GCTTTGTGGTCCTGGTGCTGCTCCAGTGCT GCTCTGCATACAAACTGGTCTGCTACTACACCAGCTGGTCCCAGTACCGGGAAGGCGATGGGAGCTGCTTCCCAGATGCCATTGACCGCTTCCTCTGTACCCACATCATCTACAGCTTTGCCAATATAAGCAACGATCACATCGACACCTGGGAGTGGAATGATGTGACACTCTACGGCATGCTCAACACACTCAAGAACAG GAACCCCAATCTGAAGACGCTCCTGTCTGTCGGAGGATGGAACTTTGGCTCTCAAAG ATTTTCCAAGATGGCCTCCAACACCCAGAGTCGCCAGACTTTCATCAAGTCAGTACCGCCATTTCTGCGCACCCACGGCTTTGATGGGTTGGACCTTGCCTGGCTCTACCCTGGACGGAGAGACAAGCAGCATTTTACCACCCTAATCAAG GAAATGAAGGCCGAATTTGCAAAGGAAGCCCGGCCAGGGAAAAAGCAGCTCCTGCTCAGTGCAGCAGTGTCTGCGGGGAAGGTCACCATTGACAGCGGCTATGACATTGCCCAGATATCCGA ACACCTGGATTTCATTAGCATCATGACATACGATTTTCATGGAGCCTGGCGTGGGACCACAGGCCATCATAGTCCCCTGTTCCGAGGCCAGGAGGATGCGAGTCCTGACAGATTCAGCAACACT ATCTGTGACTTCCTCCGCGGAGCCACAGTCCATAGAATCCTCGGCCAGCAGGTCCCCTATGCCACCAAAGGCAACCAGTGGGTAGGATACGACGACCAGGAAAGCGTCAAAAGCAAG GTGCAGTACCTGAAGGACAGGCAGCTGGCAGGCGCCATGGTATGGGCCCTGGACCTGGATGACTTCCAGGGCTCCTTCTGTGGCCAGGATCTGCGCTTCCCTCTTACCAATGCCATCAAGGATGCCCTCGCCGCAACTTAG